The genomic segment TACTGGTAAATACTGTTGATGGCTTATTAAGGACCAGGAACAAGATAGAGACCCTTGCCCTATTAGCCAAGAACAAGATACCAGTGCCCTCAACAGTCTCCACTGAAAGCCTACTAACGGCCTACACTGCGGCTAAGAGCATGGGTCAGGTTGTTATTAAGCCTGTTCAAGGCTCCAGGGGTTTTGGCTCAGTCATGATCACTGACCCTGATATAGCCTTCCAAGTGGCTAAGTCACTTCTCGTGGTTAAGAAACCAATATATGTTCAGAAGTACATTAAGAAGCCTAACAGGGATATTAGAGTCATGGTTATTGATGGTGAAGTCTTCGGATGCATGCTTAGGGTTGCAACTGATGGTCAGTGGAAAACCAACATTGCCCAGGGGGCTTACGGTAAGCCATGTGATAAGATTGATGAGGAGCTTAAGGAATTATCCATTAAATCCACTGAGGTACTTGGATTAACGTACGCTGGTGTTGATGTTGGGGAGGGGCCTGATGGGTACGTGATTTTTGAGGTTAACGGTAGTCCTGATTGGCAGGAGTTAGCGTCAGTAACCATGAATAACCCAGCCCCTAGGCTAGTTGAGGTAATGGAGAGAATAATCAGGAAGTAGGTGTATTCCCCGTATTAATCCTTACCTATTAATGGGCTCTGACTCCCTCCATAGGGTTTCAAAGTACGTCTTAGCTATCTCAATAATATACTCCTGAGTGGAGTATAGTGATAGGTAGTCGGCACCATATTGAATAGTTAATAATACTCCATCCCCAATGAAGCCTGCGCCGAACATCATATCCCTAACCCTAAGACTAACCCTGGGTGGTAGGGTCTTAGCGTAATCAACTAGATCCCTTGTAACAAGTAACTTAACCTCAGACTTCTCCGTGGCCTCAATAATCATTGAGGCAACCTCATCATCAAGAAGCTGGCTATATGGTATTGCAACACTAACCTCCTTCACATTACCCAGCATAATCACCCTGGCTAAATTCTTAGTGTTCTGAAGCCCCTTAACAGTGAAGAGCATTTCACTCCTAGCTTTAATCGTCCTTTGGTTTGAAGCCTCATAAATCATCTGAAGGGTATTAATCATGGGCTTAGCCTTCTCGACAATATCATTAATCCTAGATACCACAATATTAAACATCTCCTTAGGTGGCTTAGCCACGAAAACCTCAGGCCTCTTACCTGAATCAACATCAATCAAACCCAACCTAACCATGCTCTTTAAAACACTGTAAACTTTAGATGAAGGCACATCAGCGTACTTCGCTATTAAACCAGCCGTTAAAGGCCCCCTCTCAACCAAGGTCAAGTACACCCTAAGCTGATACTTAGATAAACCAATCATCCTTAACAATGAGTTAACGTAATCATCCATCATTAAGTTAAACCCCCAACACCACAATACAATACCACTTAAAAACCTAAGGCTAAAGTTAGCATAAATTACTTATTTATAATTAAGAAAACCGATTTTTACCTTCTCATGCCGTATATCAGTATCATTAACGTTGAATACTCACCGGTACTATTAACAATACCTAAATGCACCCCTGAGGGAATAGCATAGGTGATCTATCTTGCCAAGTCATTATGTACACTAGAGTTTGCGTATTACTGGTAGTGCCTAATTCCCACTATTGTTAGGTCATAATAGTTCCAGTCATTGACATTAAGAACACTTGAGACCATGCATTAAACAAGTGTACGTTAGGTAGAAGAGACTAAGTGATTAGTATGGTGCCATGTTCTTCCGACCAAATAAATATGTTTCACTCATATTCATTACCTTCAATTTATTAATGGTCCACTTTCAAATAGACCATGGGGGTAAATACGTGATGCATGGCTTTTAAAAGGCCTTAACCTTAATGTAGAAGTAGGTGTAAACATGCCAAGCAGTGAAGGGCATTGTAGCTGAACCATTAAACCAATAGAAGCCTCTCCTAAGACATATCATTGATAATAATGAAATATTTGGAAAGTTTCCAAGTAACTTCATTAATACTCTAAGGATGACTAGGTTTGGATAACTTAAGAGTCTTTTCTTGATGCTTAAGTACGAATTTCTTAATTCATAACATTAGTGATCACGTAGTAATGCTTAATATTGGGGTTTGCAGACTCTAGTTATGGTTACTATTAAGGATGTGGAAGTCTACCCGGTTAGTGACTTAGCGACTGCTAAGGCAAGTCCATGGGCCTCTGTCTCAATAATAGTTAAGGTTACTACATCTGATGGGCAGGTAGGTTACGGTGAAGCCGTTCCAACACTTAGGGTTAATCAGGTTATTAAGGCTATTGAGGAGGTCAGAAGACTGGTTATTGGTAAGGATCCATTTAGGGTTAGTTATATATTCAGGGAGTGGTATAAGCATGACTTCTATATTAGTAGATCCTTTGAGTCAGCCACGGCATATAGTTCAGTGGATATTGCTCTCCACGACATATTAGGCAAATACTACGGTGCCCCTGTG from the Caldivirga maquilingensis IC-167 genome contains:
- a CDS encoding ATP-grasp domain-containing protein, producing the protein MAVVADAPIPSRSNRDLYYSIRAKGHVAKYISISRLSIKLDGSDVSVVVGDNKVAIDGVFLRSIGFLIDVEQFFHRVSVLRTLEDSGTVLVNTVDGLLRTRNKIETLALLAKNKIPVPSTVSTESLLTAYTAAKSMGQVVIKPVQGSRGFGSVMITDPDIAFQVAKSLLVVKKPIYVQKYIKKPNRDIRVMVIDGEVFGCMLRVATDGQWKTNIAQGAYGKPCDKIDEELKELSIKSTEVLGLTYAGVDVGEGPDGYVIFEVNGSPDWQELASVTMNNPAPRLVEVMERIIRK
- a CDS encoding TrmB family transcriptional regulator, whose translation is MMDDYVNSLLRMIGLSKYQLRVYLTLVERGPLTAGLIAKYADVPSSKVYSVLKSMVRLGLIDVDSGKRPEVFVAKPPKEMFNIVVSRINDIVEKAKPMINTLQMIYEASNQRTIKARSEMLFTVKGLQNTKNLARVIMLGNVKEVSVAIPYSQLLDDEVASMIIEATEKSEVKLLVTRDLVDYAKTLPPRVSLRVRDMMFGAGFIGDGVLLTIQYGADYLSLYSTQEYIIEIAKTYFETLWRESEPINR